ACAGATATCAATACCCAAATGCCATTGTCAAGACCTGTTAATCCACGAGGGGATCCAGTACTCAATTTCATGGTCTTCACCCTGTTTATCGACCCAGAGTACTCCATTAGCCACCAAATCGTCCAAGCCGGTCTTACAACGAACCGTTCTCCATTGAAAGTTATCTCTAAGTATCCCCACGGATACATAGCCCAACAAATTTGCTGTAGAGAGAATGATGTTCTGGTCACTGCTAATTTCCTGTGCTGTGGACTTGATGTAATTTCGATGACCAATCACCAATAATTGAAGTTCATCTCCTAAAGCTTTTAAATGCTCCAGTGATCTAAGGATGTCAGCTTCACTAATTTCCAGCTTGAGATCGTCAGAAAACCACGTATCACTGTTTATCAATTTGATGAGGTCATTAACAAGGATAATGCCACC
The sequence above is a segment of the Brettanomyces nanus chromosome 4, complete sequence genome. Coding sequences within it:
- a CDS encoding uncharacterized protein (BUSCO:EOG09343SN5), which translates into the protein MSNRGLASFDNASKQKHKYQNLGQQLLQEQREELETQLQVFQNALISFKKQYNEEISSNSQFRAEFSEICQSFGIDPLLMSSSVDGEKIDEEEKYNQLALRIIEVCKLTKSLNGGIILVNDLIKLINSDTWFSDDLKLEISEADILRSLEHLKALGDELQLLVIGHRNYIKSTAQEISSDQNIILSTANLLGYVSVGILRDNFQWRTVRCKTGLDDLVANGVLWVDKQGEDHEIEYWIPSWINRS